One bacterium genomic region harbors:
- a CDS encoding MarR family transcriptional regulator has product MATSDEDDRTGERAPVAWLAQRLFAAIGQIHLDAAVPFDPAWFPLFRLLEGDGSVRLSGLGRTLGVGDAAARRMVARLEELDLVAVRASADDRRARAVSLTKAGRAIQRQIHGLGDLLRELIPAAARRPEEALALVEMFERPPAPADDEARGADDPDVAPVAAAELPQAAASLAAGEALPMLLEGPQKRAPRLAAWALRREGELQGLLAVAARGAEDRIVALRFDAWRFDVARRLVAAWARERGARRSLVVRVPAGDALWVERLESCGFATQTIFFHVRGRRQLKMVWAPFGGDGYGSQE; this is encoded by the coding sequence ATGGCGACGAGCGACGAAGACGACCGGACCGGCGAGCGCGCGCCGGTCGCGTGGCTGGCCCAACGGCTCTTCGCCGCGATCGGCCAGATCCACCTCGACGCCGCGGTGCCGTTCGACCCGGCGTGGTTCCCGCTGTTCCGCCTGCTCGAGGGGGACGGAAGCGTCCGCCTCTCCGGCCTCGGTCGGACGCTCGGCGTCGGCGACGCCGCGGCGCGGCGGATGGTGGCGCGCCTCGAGGAGCTCGATCTGGTCGCCGTGCGCGCCTCGGCCGACGACCGGCGCGCGCGCGCCGTCTCGCTGACGAAGGCGGGGCGGGCGATCCAGCGCCAGATCCACGGCCTCGGCGACCTGCTGCGCGAGTTGATCCCCGCGGCGGCGCGGCGCCCCGAAGAGGCGCTCGCGCTGGTGGAGATGTTCGAGCGTCCGCCGGCGCCGGCGGACGACGAAGCGCGCGGCGCGGACGACCCCGACGTCGCGCCGGTCGCCGCGGCGGAACTGCCGCAGGCGGCCGCGTCGCTGGCCGCAGGCGAGGCGCTGCCGATGCTGCTCGAGGGGCCGCAGAAGCGCGCGCCGCGCCTCGCGGCGTGGGCGCTGCGGCGCGAAGGGGAACTGCAGGGGCTCCTCGCCGTCGCCGCGCGCGGCGCCGAGGACCGCATCGTGGCGCTGCGGTTCGACGCGTGGCGGTTCGACGTCGCGCGGCGGCTCGTGGCCGCGTGGGCGCGCGAGCGCGGGGCGCGGCGCAGCCTCGTCGTGCGGGTGCCGGCGGGCGACGCACTCTGGGTCGAGAGGCTGGAAAGCTGCGGCTTCGCGACCCAGACGATCTTCTTCCACGTCCGCGGACGGCGACAGCTCAAGATGGTTTGGGCGCCGTTCGGCGGCGACGGGTACGGGAGTCAGGAATGA
- a CDS encoding peptidylprolyl isomerase: protein MLPLLLALPLAVVPAPRFTPQDALHAEWRRRPPVVSAAERAAMPPADRARLDLALARIGAPGAPSLLPPELETPTVAVWEAKAAAARAPEERFAALFMLNRLKSPRALDALRGLGERDAAAWPRPLHLEAAVAAARLNGGVVDRGLRAFLDALARAGKVDPTRAQAARLRLVLAGVERELLPPLEATPSNALALLDAWNRGPWERRATLHRELLDRVSRWFAGDPAAAAAPLPLRALGMKDAPLGDAVFARNLLARLFDGLPQDGAEARDFRLDGWPRWDAPVRLAALGAVAKLRAGEPEAARAALAAELAARAAAPIEQAALLPGLRRLDPRAADALRGRLLAGSDPAARAAAIDDLSAAPADLEPLVKTLWRVEEYDGVQVLLPALEKWDVPVERRRELLRRFYDHPCWTARLDARRELLKLDPAAPWPAAPAPTAEDEALLAEAERLLARGAPVRLRIEFSGGRRATLRLDPTNAPINVADLARLAKRGFFDGRLAPRVVPDFVVQMGSPYDTMDGGPGYTVRCEDSLAFYGPGSVGMALSGKDTGGSQFFVATNAAPHLTGRYTRVGELEDPERALALFDSLELGARIERVTVVP, encoded by the coding sequence ATGCTCCCGCTTCTGCTCGCCCTGCCGCTCGCCGTCGTCCCCGCCCCGCGCTTCACGCCTCAGGACGCGCTGCACGCCGAATGGCGCCGACGCCCGCCGGTCGTCTCCGCCGCGGAGCGGGCCGCGATGCCGCCGGCCGACCGGGCGCGGCTCGATCTCGCGCTTGCGCGGATCGGCGCGCCGGGCGCGCCGTCGCTCTTGCCGCCGGAGCTCGAGACGCCGACGGTCGCCGTCTGGGAGGCGAAGGCCGCGGCGGCACGCGCGCCGGAAGAACGGTTCGCCGCGCTGTTCATGCTCAACCGGCTGAAGAGCCCGCGCGCGCTCGACGCGCTGCGCGGCCTCGGCGAGCGCGACGCGGCGGCGTGGCCGCGGCCGCTGCACCTCGAGGCGGCGGTCGCGGCGGCGCGCCTGAACGGCGGCGTCGTGGACCGCGGCCTGCGCGCGTTCCTCGACGCGCTGGCCCGAGCGGGCAAGGTCGATCCGACGCGCGCGCAGGCGGCGCGGCTGCGGCTCGTCCTCGCCGGCGTCGAACGGGAGCTGCTGCCGCCGCTCGAGGCGACGCCCTCCAACGCGCTCGCGCTGCTCGACGCCTGGAACCGCGGGCCGTGGGAGAGGAGGGCGACGCTCCACCGCGAACTGCTCGACCGCGTCTCGCGCTGGTTCGCCGGCGATCCCGCCGCCGCCGCGGCGCCGCTGCCGCTCCGCGCGCTGGGAATGAAGGACGCGCCGCTCGGCGACGCCGTCTTCGCGCGGAACCTGCTGGCGCGCCTCTTCGACGGCCTGCCGCAGGACGGCGCGGAGGCGCGCGACTTCCGCCTCGACGGATGGCCGCGCTGGGACGCGCCCGTGCGGCTGGCCGCGCTCGGCGCCGTCGCCAAGCTCCGCGCCGGCGAACCGGAAGCCGCGCGCGCGGCGCTCGCCGCGGAGCTGGCCGCGCGGGCCGCGGCGCCGATCGAGCAGGCCGCGCTGCTGCCGGGCCTGCGGCGTCTCGATCCGCGCGCCGCCGACGCGCTGCGCGGGCGCCTGCTCGCCGGGAGCGATCCGGCCGCGCGGGCCGCGGCGATCGACGACCTGTCCGCGGCGCCGGCCGATCTGGAGCCGCTGGTGAAGACGCTTTGGCGCGTCGAGGAGTACGACGGCGTGCAGGTGCTGCTGCCGGCGCTCGAGAAGTGGGACGTGCCGGTCGAGCGGCGCCGCGAACTGCTGCGCCGCTTCTACGACCATCCCTGCTGGACGGCCCGGCTCGACGCGCGGCGCGAACTGCTGAAGCTCGATCCGGCCGCGCCGTGGCCCGCCGCTCCCGCGCCGACGGCGGAGGACGAGGCGCTGCTCGCCGAGGCGGAGCGGCTCCTCGCGCGCGGCGCGCCGGTGCGGCTGCGGATCGAGTTTTCCGGCGGGAGGCGGGCGACGCTGCGGCTCGATCCGACGAACGCGCCGATCAACGTCGCCGACCTCGCGCGGCTGGCGAAGCGCGGCTTCTTCGACGGCCGCCTCGCGCCGCGCGTCGTGCCCGACTTCGTCGTGCAGATGGGGAGCCCCTACGACACGATGGACGGCGGCCCGGGATACACGGTGCGCTGCGAGGACAGCCTCGCGTTCTACGGCCCGGGCAGCGTCGGAATGGCCCTTTCCGGCAAGGACACCGGCGGCAGCCAGTTCTTCGTCGCGACCAACGCCGCGCCTCATCTCACCGGCCGCTACACGCGCGTCGGCGAGCTCGAGGATCCGGAGCGGGCGCTGGCGCTGTTCGACTCGCTCGAGTTGGGGGCGCGGATCGAACGCGTGACGGTCGTTCCCTGA